In one window of Cellulophaga sp. HaHa_2_95 DNA:
- a CDS encoding CoF synthetase has protein sequence MLGNLRRNLFWLLDFAKGGQVAFHYKEIKALHEKTSREALVNNNATKIADLLQHATNTVSFYKSYAGETLSLASFPVVNKLALRNGGHHFKSDKFATAKLHTVATSGSTGQPFFVEQDHNKRHRNTADTIYFGEKAGYKLGERLFYFRLWDKQYKKNKWLAWMQNIAMYSVDEMDDSRNKKAVEELKHTHASIGLLGYSSAFQNLCNYLDKTNSKPILNKCSSIICIAESLNEYVSDKLFHYFGVQAISRYSNSENGILGQQELNTTHKYFKINWASYHVEVLAFDSDDAVPLGELGRIVITDLYNYAMPMIRYDTGDVGVMQCIEEDLVFSKIDGRIMDMFMATNGELLSSHIVHKILQYDNIDQFQFIQESKTTYTIKIKLLHQDSFKDERKVIEEYETYFGEASKVNIEYVDIIPALNSGKKKLVINMMLN, from the coding sequence ATGTTAGGAAACTTACGTAGAAATTTATTTTGGTTGTTAGACTTTGCCAAAGGAGGGCAGGTGGCATTTCATTATAAAGAAATAAAGGCATTGCATGAAAAGACTTCTAGAGAAGCGCTTGTAAATAATAATGCAACAAAAATAGCAGATCTACTACAGCACGCTACAAATACGGTTTCTTTTTACAAATCATATGCAGGAGAAACACTTTCTTTAGCATCTTTTCCTGTGGTTAATAAATTGGCCCTTAGAAATGGAGGCCATCATTTTAAGAGTGATAAATTTGCAACAGCAAAATTACACACAGTGGCTACTAGTGGTTCTACGGGACAACCTTTTTTCGTAGAGCAAGATCATAACAAACGCCATAGAAATACCGCAGACACTATTTACTTTGGAGAAAAAGCTGGGTATAAGTTAGGAGAGCGTTTATTTTATTTTAGATTGTGGGACAAGCAATATAAAAAGAATAAATGGTTGGCATGGATGCAGAACATTGCTATGTATTCTGTAGATGAAATGGACGATTCCAGAAATAAGAAAGCTGTAGAAGAATTAAAGCATACACATGCTTCTATTGGGTTATTAGGGTACTCTTCTGCTTTTCAAAATTTGTGTAATTACTTAGATAAAACGAACAGCAAGCCTATTTTAAATAAATGTAGTTCTATTATCTGTATTGCAGAATCTTTAAATGAATATGTCAGTGATAAGTTATTTCATTACTTTGGAGTTCAAGCAATTTCACGATACTCGAATAGTGAGAATGGTATTTTAGGGCAACAAGAACTTAATACAACTCATAAATACTTTAAAATTAATTGGGCTAGCTATCATGTTGAAGTTTTAGCTTTTGATTCTGATGATGCCGTTCCTTTAGGAGAATTAGGGCGAATAGTGATTACAGATCTGTATAATTATGCGATGCCAATGATCCGTTATGATACTGGAGATGTAGGTGTCATGCAATGTATAGAAGAAGATCTCGTTTTTTCTAAAATTGATGGGCGTATAATGGATATGTTTATGGCCACTAACGGAGAATTATTGTCTTCGCATATCGTCCATAAAATTTTACAATATGACAATATAGATCAATTTCAATTTATTCAAGAATCTAAAACAACGTATACTATAAAAATAAAATTATTACATCAAGATTCGTTTAAAGATGAGCGTAAGGTTATTGAAGAATATGAGACTTATTTTGGAGAAGCGTCTAAAGTGAATATTGAATATGTAGATATTATTCCAGCCTTAAATTCTGGAAAAAAGAAACTAGTAATCAATATGATGCTTAATTAA